TAGGGCGAGGGATACAAGTTATTCCTGATTCATTCATGAATTTCAGTGCAACCCATTCCTGATTAAGCCTGCTGCATCCGTCTGCTGTGGGCTGGAGATAGAATTTTGTTAGCAGAGTGCAGCCAGACTTACAGTCAACCCGAAAGACCCGGCTGTTGCGTCCTGCCCGGATTCGCGTGGTATTGACCGGAATTTCCCCGGTCAAAGTAAGGACAAGTCTTTTGGGATCAGATTCTACCATTTTTGATCCCCGTGGATACAAATTCGCTGATCTGTGCAAAATCTGGAAGTATAGTCATGTCGAGTCGGTCGATATTTAGCTCTGACGAAATAAGAATTTTAGCGGTCTGCTTCGGGAAATCAGGTTCAAGAAAAAATTCTTTTAGATCGTCAATGAAAAGGAAGCAGTTCAATTCACGAATTGTTGCGATTTTTTCAGCCCGTGTGGACAGAAAAAAAACATCATCTTCAGTCAGACCCAAACCGGATTCGGCAAAAAAATTATGTTGCTGCAGAAAGTCCATTGCCGCTGCGCGCAAATTTATTTTGTTTTCGCCGTAATTTGGATAACGAGTTTTGTGACTGACAATTTGAAATTTAATTCCCCGTTCTTTTAATCCCAGCAGAAAATCCCAGACACCGTCCATGAGTTCCGCCCGCTGCATGTGTGTCCCATAAATGGCGACCTGTAGTTTCTGCCATTCAATTTCGCCATGTTCAGCACGGACCTCGTCACGGATTATTCGTTTGATCTTGGGCGTATCACTTGAAATCAGACCGCGCTCAAGAGCAATGCCATGCAAGGCATTGTCATAGCAGATAATAGTATTATCAAGGTCGATTCCAACAAGCATAACCCAGTCCCCTAATAGGGATTCCAAAGGGGCTTAGCTCCTTTGGTCCCGCTGAAAGCGCCCGCCGGGAGGCGAAATCTTCTTATCTCAAAGCGCGAAGCGCATCAACTTTCTATATAAAATTTACATGATCACCGGGATTTTTAAGCTCCCAGAGATAAGCGTTAATCTTGTCCATGCGGCAGTTGACGCGGCACTGCTGCGGATTAAGATTCTCGGCACACCATTTGAAGGATGCTGCCCGTTTTTTTCCGGTCCAGATTTCTTCAAAGCTGTTTTCATGAATATTTCCGTAGAGGAAATTGTCATCGTTGAGGTAAATACTGCATCCCCAGACATTGCCCTTGGAATCAATGTAGGACCAGAAGGGCAGGGCGTTGCAATGTTTGTAGTCGCGTTTACGTCCGTCCCAAATTTTCATGGTTTCGCTACGGAAGATTACGTTGAAGCTGTCCGTTTTGTAGCTTTGCAAAAGTTCTTCAAGTTCGCTGCAATCAGTGTAGCTTATGTCTTTGTACTCGGTACAAATGCTCTGAGGATGATGGGAGTAGGGCTTGATTACCAGATAGTCCATGCCCGCGTCACGGGTCAGTCCGGCCAGAGTCTCCACTTCCCCTTCATTTTCAGGCAGCAGCACCAACTGTACTCCCAAAGTACATTTGGCCTGCTGTTTTTCACGGATATTGGCAGCTGTTTCCAGATTTTTGAGCACGCGCTGAAAATCATTTTCCTGCGTGCCGTGAATACGGGAGTATGTTCCGGGAGTTCCCCCGTTCAGGCTGACCTTGATCCAACTGGTGTAAGGCATTATTTTAGCGGAGTTTTTTTCATCCAGCAGCACTGCGTTGCTGGTTAGGGCAACGTCAATCCCTGCTTCCTTGGTGGCGCGGATGATCTGGTCCATATCCTTGTGCAGCAGAGGTTCACCTTCTCCCGCATACATGATGCTTTTTACTCCTAGTTTCCCCATTTCGCTTAGTCTTGCAGTCAGGATTTCCGTGTTGAGAAAGTCGGGCTTGTATCCGGCAAAGTCGAGGCCGCAGAATTTGCAACGGTGATTGCAGGCTCCGGCAGGACTAAGCTCCATGTATACTGGATAAATATTTTCCCCTTCCAGCCAGTCTGCCACCCGGCGCGGGTGCAGGTGCATTTTGTGGGAATCTATACGCAAATTATCGCTCATTAATAATCCTTACGGGGTGGGAATGGAAACGGAATCCATCCAGTAATGCAAAATGCAGGAATGTCCGGTTTCGGCCATGCCGTATGTCTCAGCAGGCAGCCAAAAATTGATGTCGCCGATGGAACGCAAATTGTTTTCCGGGGACATGGCACTGAGGGTGACCACCGAAGCCCCGGTTTCAGCGGCAAAGCGGCAGGCATTGAGCACATTGGGTGAGTTGCCGGAGCTGCTGATGGCGACCAGCATATCATTGGGAGTGAGTCTGCGCTTGAGTGGCTCCACAAAGACCTGATCGTAGGAAATATCGTTGGCAAGGGCGGTAATAAGTGCCAGATCGGTAAAAACCTGCGTGTGCACATGGGCATTTTTTGCAAGGTCGGCGGAAAAGTGGCTGGCCATGGATGCACTTGCCCCGTTGCCGATCAGGTAAATAATTTTGCCCTGCTCACGAAGTTTCTCAGTCATGTTTTTCCATACACTAAAAGCCTGATCACAACCCTCGGGGCAGCAATTGTTACCACTTACTTGAATAGAACTTAGGCAATTCTGTAAATTTTCTGTATGCTTATTCCACAAGGTCTTTTCCCGGTGGTTAAAGTTTGGTGGCAGCGGTCCAGAGTTGGGGAATGGTCTGATTATGAAATCCCCGCACATAAAAGCTCTTGCCACCGTCGGCAATTGTTCGAACCAGCATGGTTTTCCACGGCCTGAAATAATATTGGGCATCGCTTTTAGGAGCTTCGCTTCCAACCTGTTCGGGCAGATCATGCAAATCGCATACTAAAGTTGTGAAATCTCGAATGGTTGTTGCGGGATTAGAATTTGCAGCAGCGTTGCGGACCATGGCGAGGGCTTTGAGGTAGATCTCCGGGGCCATGACGGCACTGCCGAAATTCATGACCACCCCGTGTTCAAGGTTTTCCATCTGGCTGGCAAAAATCAGGAAATCACGATAACTGGCCTCGCCGATAGCTGCGCCGTCGCAATTGGGATGCTCGTGAATGATATCATATCCGATCCCGGCATGGACGGTAATTGGAATTCCCAGTTCATAAGCCTTGGCAAAAAGGCTGATTTGCGCATGGGGGAGTTTGTTATCGTAAATGTACTTACCCACAGCTTCGCCGAAACCAAGTTCCTGCGCATTGCTTTGGGAAACAATGTCGTTAAGAAGCCCGGTTTCTTTCCAGAGGCCGAACTGTCCGTTGGAGATGTAAGTGGCGACGCATTCCGTGGTCTGTCCAAGCAGGGCGAATTCAAAATCGTGGATAGCGCAGGCTCCATTGACCGCAATGCAGCTGATTAATCCTTTTTCCATGAGTCCAAAAAGGTAATGCTGCATGCCGGAACGGATCACATGCGCACCGATCATGAGCACCCGTGCGCTGCCTTTGTCCCGCGCTGTTGCAAGCTCTTTTGCCACAGTTTTAAGGGAAGGATGAATCGCTGCACAAGGTTTGGGTTGTTCGATAAGTCCGGTATCAATCAGGCTTTTACGCTCTGACAGAGGAAGTACCCTAAGTTTGCTGCGGTCGAATTGGCGGTATTTGCTGCTCATTTTATTTCATGGTCGCGGTTATGTATTTGCGCATGGATTGTTTGTCGATTGCCCGGTCATTACCCATGATCTGCACAGCCAGCGATCCGGCAATATTGCCGAGGAAGCCGACCAGTTCTTCGTGCAGTCCCATGCAGGCGGACATGGACGCAATGGAAAACAGCGCGTCCCCGGCACCGACCCGGTCCACCACATTGGACTGAAAGGAAGGTATACGCACGAACTCACTGTCCGGATTGTATAGCGAACAGCCACGACTGCCCTGTGTGACCAAACAAATTTTGCTCTTCAGGCGATCTCCGGTTTCAATGAGCAGGGGGCGCAGTTCATTCATCTGATCGCGGGTTTCAAGACGCAATTCGTGTTCAGCCAGTGAGAAAAAGTCCATCTGCGGATATTTGCCGATGGTATTGAATCCCCGGTTTCCGGCATTGGCCTGCGTGTTTACCGCAAGGTAGGGCGATTTTTTTGTAAGCAAATCAACGACCGCAGGGCTTATCAATCCGTGACCAAAGTCGGCAGCAAGCACTAGATCGTAACCAGAAATCATGTCTTCCAGCTCGGCGCAGATCTCCTGTTCCACCTTTTCCGGCAGCGGGCTGTCATCCATGACGTAGATTTCCATGACTTTGCTCAAGGAATAGTTGTCAATGAACCTGCGCTTAAGGGTGGTCGGCCCGCCCTGACGGGTGAAAAAGCGGGGCTTGATTTTGGAATCCAGCTTTTTACAGATAAAATCTTCGTAGCGTTCTTTTTCACCGAGCATGGTCAGCAGGGTTACTTTCCCGGCAAAGTTGGCTACGTGATTGGCTACGGCCAGTGCGCCCCCGGCATAAAGTTCATGGGACTGGTACTTGAGGGCAAGGATGGGATCTTTGGAAGATTTCCCCAGTGTGGAAGCAATCTGGTATTCATCAAGGATAGTATCTCCAATGACGAGTACCTTGAGGTCCTGCATGCGTTCCAGATGACCCAGCAGGTCATCGAGTTGATAGCGGTTACGGAACATTTTCAGGTACTCGTCCAGTTCTTCGCTATTGCGGTTCAAATAGCGGTTGATCAGATTGGAGGAGCTGTAGACAATGTCCGATGTGAAGACCAGTTCAGCACCGATCTCGCGGACCACGTCAGCTTCCTTGCCGATCTTGCCCAGCGGATCGTTCTCGATATCTTTAAATTCATCGCCTTTGGCATAAACATGCGGGCGAATGGTGCGCAGAGTTTCTTCGGCAGTAGGCCATTCATTAATGGCTACGTAATCGGTTTCACCAAGCGAGGCGAGGGCTTCGGCGCGCAGAATTTCAGTGAAGGCCGGGCGATCCGGGCCTTTGTCCACGTAGCGGTCCGGGGTCAGAGTGACGATCAGTATCTCGCCGTGTTCCTTGGCCTGATTGAAATAGCGGATGTGTCCGATGTGCAGCAGGTCGAATACGCCGTGACAGAGCACGATTCGTTTACCGCTCTCTCGCAACTCTTTGGAGATTTCCGCAAGTTCTGAAATATTTTTTATCTTACTGTCCGCACTGGCCATTTATTCTGGTTTCCATGTCTTTCTTATTGATTTCAAGGGGCGCAGCCCGTCCGCAGGATCAGCCCGCCACTGACGGTCCGGGATTTCCACTTGTACCGGGACTTTGATTCCGTCTCCGTCCGCAGCCATACCTTCGCGAACGTTGCTGATCATTCTTTCAAGCTGATCCGGCAGCCAGCAATGCCCGAATTTGTATTCGGCCCCGGCCTCGTCAAGATCGAGATGCAGTTCAATTATCCGGGCGTCATATTTATGAATTGCCCGCTGGATGACAGCTTCGCTTACTGTATGATCAGACCATCCGATTTTGCAATTGAATTTATTTTTTATGGTTTGCATGGCCGCAAGATTGGCCTGATCAACCGGAGCAGGGTAGCCGGAGACGCAGTGAAGAAGGGTCAAGTCAACGCAGTTCGCATCGCGCAGAGTTTTCACTGCGGTATTTATTTCGGCCATATCAGCCATACCGGTGGAAAGCACCACGGGCTTGCCACTGGCTGCACATTTTTCAAGCAGGTCAGTCCAAAGCAACTCATAGGAGGCGATTTTAAAAAAGTCTACGTGCGGAGTCAGAACTTCGACAGCATCAAGATAGAATGGGGTGCATGAAAATTCTATTTTACGTTCTTGGCAATGCTGGGCCAGTAAGGGAATGAATTGTTCAGGGAGTTCCCATTGCTTGCGCTCCCGGTGTTCTTTGCTTTGCGTGAGAACCTCCGGGGCAAAGAGTTCTTCAATCCTGAATAGCTGGAACTTGACCGCACCGCAGCCGATGCGTGCGGCGGTGTCGATGAATTCATAGCAGCGTTCAAGGTCGCAGCCGTGGTTGCTGGAGACTTCGGCTATGAAGAGGGGGATGGTATTATTGGTTATGCTGGGCACGATTGGAGCACCTTTTTTTGTTGAAAAGTGAAACAATTATAATCAACGTTTACCGGGTAAGAATTCATTCTTAGCCCACCTCCAGCACCATCCGCTCAACAACAGGTCCATCATGCTTCCTTGAAATATAGTAGACCGCCACAATCTGTCCCTTGTTGTTTATTGCCAGATCTCCGTAACCGCCGTGGAAACGGCCGCCTTTATACCATGCTAGGGTCTGGGGGTGGCTCCATGTTTCTCCCTCGTCTTCGGAGATGGTCAGGGTTACCCGGCATTTCCGGTTCTTGCGGATCATGCCCCGGTAGATTGCCAGCACCCGTCCGTCTGGCAGAATTTTGATAGACGGGGCCTCACCGTAAAGGCCGATGGGAGCCGGGGTGGACCATGTTTTGCCGTCATCATCGGAAATGGATTTGAATAGGCCGTCCTCGCAGGGGGCCTGACGTATAAGGGCTATTATCCTGCCTGAAGGCAGGCGGGCAATGGATGTTTCATTGAGCCTGTATTCTGGAAAATATTTGTAGATGTACGTTTGCTGGGAGATTTTTCCGCTTTCCGGGTTAAAGCGGAAAGTGCCGCAGCCCGGACCATTATAAAATGAACCGATAAACGTTTTTTCATCATCAAGAGTAGGGATGAAATGCCCGAAGGAGGACCATTCGCCATCGGGGAGGTCCAGCGGTTTGCGCTCTGGAAAGTTCTTGCCGCCGTCAGTGCTCAAGGAAAAATAGTTTCGGCGTAGTTCAGAGGTATGGGTGCGCGAGATGAGCAGCACCCGCTCATTGCCCAAATGGGTAACCAGTGCGTCATGCTCGTTGGTCCGTTCTTGAGCGTGACTGATGACTAGTTGCGGGCGGTCAAAAGTCTGCCCGCCGTCAGTGGAGCGGGTGGTGTAGATATCACCTGCCATGCCGTGATCCATTCTCTGTCGCAGATCATCGCTGATGTTTACTGCCCTGCGAAAGCCCACCAGCAATTCTCCGTTCACATCGGTGATGGTCGGGAAAGATTGGTAGCCGTCCCATTCCTGCGGGGTGATTCGTTTAGTGTCGATGATTGAGACAGACAGTTTGGGGCGTTTCTTAAGCATGTATTATTCTCCGGGACGGGGCTTAATGCTGAATCCGGTGCTGAAGGTGAATTTGGGGTCAGGGCCGCATCCGCGCAAGCTGGTTTCGTCCATTTCCTGCATGGAAAAAAATACCCTCACAAAGGGTGATGGTGCGGCCTGTCTGCATTTGATCATCCCGATAAAACCATGTTCCGGGTAAAGCGGGCTGATTTCCAAAGCCCGTTCCGCGCCGCCCAGAACTATCTTTGAGTCAGTCATGCCCAGCCCCTGTGAGGCCGAGACTGCAAATGAAATATTGTCGCTGTGATCAAAAGTAAGCCCGTTCAGCGGGAACTTTTCTTCCTTGCCGCCGTTGGATGTGGAGTAGAAAAGTTTGGTCGGGTCCATGTCTGCGGTAAGCAGGGTGACGTGTCCGATGCGCGCGAATCCAGGAGGTCTGC
This DNA window, taken from Marinifilum sp. JC120, encodes the following:
- a CDS encoding radical SAM protein, yielding MSDNLRIDSHKMHLHPRRVADWLEGENIYPVYMELSPAGACNHRCKFCGLDFAGYKPDFLNTEILTARLSEMGKLGVKSIMYAGEGEPLLHKDMDQIIRATKEAGIDVALTSNAVLLDEKNSAKIMPYTSWIKVSLNGGTPGTYSRIHGTQENDFQRVLKNLETAANIREKQQAKCTLGVQLVLLPENEGEVETLAGLTRDAGMDYLVIKPYSHHPQSICTEYKDISYTDCSELEELLQSYKTDSFNVIFRSETMKIWDGRKRDYKHCNALPFWSYIDSKGNVWGCSIYLNDDNFLYGNIHENSFEEIWTGKKRAASFKWCAENLNPQQCRVNCRMDKINAYLWELKNPGDHVNFI
- a CDS encoding SIS domain-containing protein translates to MWNKHTENLQNCLSSIQVSGNNCCPEGCDQAFSVWKNMTEKLREQGKIIYLIGNGASASMASHFSADLAKNAHVHTQVFTDLALITALANDISYDQVFVEPLKRRLTPNDMLVAISSSGNSPNVLNACRFAAETGASVVTLSAMSPENNLRSIGDINFWLPAETYGMAETGHSCILHYWMDSVSIPTP
- a CDS encoding cytidyltransferase, which gives rise to MASADSKIKNISELAEISKELRESGKRIVLCHGVFDLLHIGHIRYFNQAKEHGEILIVTLTPDRYVDKGPDRPAFTEILRAEALASLGETDYVAINEWPTAEETLRTIRPHVYAKGDEFKDIENDPLGKIGKEADVVREIGAELVFTSDIVYSSSNLINRYLNRNSEELDEYLKMFRNRYQLDDLLGHLERMQDLKVLVIGDTILDEYQIASTLGKSSKDPILALKYQSHELYAGGALAVANHVANFAGKVTLLTMLGEKERYEDFICKKLDSKIKPRFFTRQGGPTTLKRRFIDNYSLSKVMEIYVMDDSPLPEKVEQEICAELEDMISGYDLVLAADFGHGLISPAVVDLLTKKSPYLAVNTQANAGNRGFNTIGKYPQMDFFSLAEHELRLETRDQMNELRPLLIETGDRLKSKICLVTQGSRGCSLYNPDSEFVRIPSFQSNVVDRVGAGDALFSIASMSACMGLHEELVGFLGNIAGSLAVQIMGNDRAIDKQSMRKYITATMK
- a CDS encoding N-acetylneuraminic acid synthase, coding for MPSITNNTIPLFIAEVSSNHGCDLERCYEFIDTAARIGCGAVKFQLFRIEELFAPEVLTQSKEHRERKQWELPEQFIPLLAQHCQERKIEFSCTPFYLDAVEVLTPHVDFFKIASYELLWTDLLEKCAASGKPVVLSTGMADMAEINTAVKTLRDANCVDLTLLHCVSGYPAPVDQANLAAMQTIKNKFNCKIGWSDHTVSEAVIQRAIHKYDARIIELHLDLDEAGAEYKFGHCWLPDQLERMISNVREGMAADGDGIKVPVQVEIPDRQWRADPADGLRPLKSIRKTWKPE
- a CDS encoding exo-alpha-sialidase → MLKKRPKLSVSIIDTKRITPQEWDGYQSFPTITDVNGELLVGFRRAVNISDDLRQRMDHGMAGDIYTTRSTDGGQTFDRPQLVISHAQERTNEHDALVTHLGNERVLLISRTHTSELRRNYFSLSTDGGKNFPERKPLDLPDGEWSSFGHFIPTLDDEKTFIGSFYNGPGCGTFRFNPESGKISQQTYIYKYFPEYRLNETSIARLPSGRIIALIRQAPCEDGLFKSISDDDGKTWSTPAPIGLYGEAPSIKILPDGRVLAIYRGMIRKNRKCRVTLTISEDEGETWSHPQTLAWYKGGRFHGGYGDLAINNKGQIVAVYYISRKHDGPVVERMVLEVG